The genomic DNA AAATTCCAGTcactttattgaaaaataaaatgtgatttaatttttaaaacatatactAGGAACCTTATTTTTATAGATTCAAACTAATTTTGTCTTGAGGAGCCCATTtatataaaatcacattttaatggtccgctaacaaagaaaaataaacaaagttttttagaaaatattgttttatttatatcaggaaaatacattttctgcagTTATGTAGCCCAGTTCAGCTAAAATAATGTTATTGATAATGAGAACTCAGATTTAACTGAAGCTAAAAGACcggaaacagaataaaaaacatacaaaaacattttcttagtttttcttaaaggaaaaactaaacttttaatCATAAGTCAAGTCTTATCTTTAAGCATGCATGGGTGCACTATGGAAATTAAtataaaagtcagaattattactacctgaaaaatgttaaaagtataaaaagaaaactaaaagctAATACTTTCTACACACTACTCAGATAAAAGATAAACTTCTTCATTGGTCGACGTGTTCACATGATCGGACAGTTCTCCATCCTGGATCCAGTCTGGAAGAAAACACAGGTTTGAAAAGGTCAGAGAGAATGACTCAACGCTCAAAAGAGGCTCAAACAAAGTCCAGGAGCCTCTGAACACTGAAGTGATGGGCGGACGTCCACCTTGCGAGGtgtgctgctgctgaacacGTACGACTGCGGCACCAATCCTTCAGAGATTCCTCCGCTGCGGAAGGAGCGGGACGCAGACGACACGGAGCAGTTGCTGGATTTGTCAGACGGAAGTCCGCAGGAGCCGCAGAGGACGGTCCGGCTGCGCAGGTTGTACTCGCCGTCTGCGCAGGTGCTGTGAGCCACCTGCTGGAGAAGACAGGAAATTCAACCACGTCAAATGAAGATTAagaaattgtttgttttcacacctgatagctCTGTACACTTGATTCAAAACGTCAACATTTGCTCCATTTCCGTCTGCTGTGGttttctgagtcaaaccaacctttggctgaagaccaggagacatttctgctgctagcgccaACGACtaagagaaaaaaggaagtggactacagcgcagggcattctgggtaaatccaaccaaagctaacgtgctagcttagcgctagcagcagaaatgtctcctggtcttcagccaaagactaaagagaaatcctccaacactgaaatctgacgcctccatcttgtttccatctggtgaagaaggaagttgctctcagtgtcttcagaggtttttgtgtggtttccttcagtggttgttggtgcagcgcccccacaggccaggaggggaacaggttggtttgactcagaaccacagcagatgatggagttctggttctgaatcaAACCAAGTTTACTGGACTAACAGGTAGGAAACATCATAAAAGTTCGAGGTGTTCCTCTCACCatgtcttcatcttcatcttcaaaCTGAGTGCGGGTTACCTTCCTCATGGCCATCTCCTGgtaggaaaacacatttttcatgaaCTTACATGaactctgcagctttaaaacccagcagctgctggttttCAGTACCTCTCCGTTGGCGCTGATCAGGGTGGTCTGGAACTGGTCTCCGGTTCCCCAGGAGCTCTGGGTCTTCCACAGCAGGTCTGAAGGAGGGTTGTGGACTCCTCCAGAGCTGGAGGCCCAGATCTGACCACAGCCAACATGACAGACAGTTAGAGCAGCTGAGAGCTGATTGGCTGGTTGGTGTGGAGCATAAAGATGACGCCTACCGTGACTCTCTGACCGGCCTTCAGGGTGAACTTAGCCGGGAACTTGAAGATGATGGGAGAGTTGGATCCGATCTGCCGCTTCAGCTGCCAGTTTCCCAGATTCTGGTCCTGCAGGACGGGCAAACAAATGGGACAGAACACATGAAGGAGGACTCAGAGAGGAGCAGCCTTCAATGGATCAGTGTCAACCGTTATTTCCACCAATAGGGGGCAGCATAATCAAACACAGAGACTAAAAGAAACAGCTCTGTTCAGAAAAATGGGTTTGagtcaataaaaacaagcttctatcgtttcaagatggctgccattTTTAGGCCTTTTAAATCGATTATTGCCATTAATTGTTCCCCATTTTCataactttttgtcacattacttgttttttctttggtcATCAGAttccaacagcagcagaatcagaaccggAGGACTTTGCTGTTAGCGAGTTTCACACCAGTCGTCAGCTGGCAGGAGGTGAAGATGAGACAGACTGACAGACAGACGTCTGcatggttagcattagctgcagCTCATTTTCATATGTGTTTAGCATTTTAGCGTTAGCGGAGATGATATACTTGTTTAGTGGATTTGTGTTCAGTGAACATAACTTTTTGTTTAGCGCTGTTCACCACTGCCGATTTTAGTGCAACCAAATATTCTCCATCTTGAAAAATGGCCGCCATCTCTAATTTTTCAGTAccagtttttttcctttgtttgtttattttctgggGATAGATGGGCTGTTGAGTCCTCACTGTGTTGCTTCTTGTCTTAAATCTGTTAACTTTTCAGCTCAGATCTTTTCAGTCTGGATGTTAAGAACCAGTtcaccaaaaactaaaaaatccAGCTGATTGAGACCCTGATAAATATCTGTTTGTGTTCACATCGCAGCATCATCAGTAAAACAGGTCAAGACTGTAGACAATAAAGAAGAGGGAGGCCAGGATGGATCCCTGAGGAACACCACCAGCTGTTTTCCACTCTCTCACCTCATCCGCCTTGTTGCTGAGTCGGACGTACTTCCCGTCCAGGTCCACCTCGTCCACGGTGACCCGCCCGCTGGCCGAGGCCTGCTGGGTGATGCGGGTGCGCGCCACGGCGCCGCCGGCGAAGCTGGACGCCTCGCTGTCGGTGTCGTTGTGGCGCCGCCTCTTCGCCGGGGAGCTGCGAGCGCTGCCGTGCAGCGAGCGGGAGTGGACCACAGAGGTGGAGGAGCGACTTCCTGTCACTCTGGTGGGAGGAGGGCTGGGGGACAGACGCAGCCTGCAGGGAtcagaggaacagaaaaaatCTAATCCATATTCCTGGAAACTCAATCCattcaaaatgctgaaaaatcgATTTTATTCAGCTTAATTCttcttaaaattatatttttaataattctttggtatttttttatttaagaaaatgccAGGCAGCATTGAAGGCAGCCAACCCAACATGACAGgtaatttaatttgcagaattttATGCTCacaccatttttttctttaaaggagCAGAATCacataaaatgaactttttttaaactctttccttcatgttttaaacctggagtgttgcctcgatttttcatgtttgataaAACCTTTactctccatggcaaccattcacctGCTCAAAACACCTGGGGTACCTAGCCCCGCCCCTAaagctcagctccttcagactagccagtcgcaattagcaaacagctgctgagctcattaaagaagctgctgctcagagtaATGCTGATAAAAACGTTACGgcgttaatagaggagccatgttgggatgacttcatggaggcggagcttcaggaagaacaggagcttcttaaagagacagagacccaatcaGGAAGgaagatttcttttaagtcaaattcTATATATAAGTATAGCATTTcaataacaactgaaggtaatatagttacttgattgtgctataaaatggaaatatgtgcctggaaaatacataaaaaccgCACCTTTAAATTCAAACTGATGGAATTTGGTTcagtttaaatctgttttaaataaatgttgttacaCTAATGTCTTTTCCTCATCAGTCACATAATTTAACAGAATCTCCAGACTGAACAGAAAACTTGGTCCCTGAATGAAACATTGTTTCTGAATCTAATTGTGAGCCTGAACACTGACAGCGTCTGTAAAGTGTGAACTGATGAAATGAGGTGATGTTATGCAGCTTCAGCTCCCTCAGCTTCGCCTCGGCTGCTGCAGCACAGATTCAGCTGAAGCtacctctcctcctctccctccagcagcttcctgtAGGCGCAGATCTCCATGTCCAGAGCCAGCTTCACGTCCAGCAGCTCCTGGTACtcgtccagctgctgctgcatgcGCTGCCTCATCTCCGCCATCTCCCGGTCCTTCTCCCCCAGCAGCCGGCGGGTCGTGTCCCGCTCCCGCGACAGGGCGTCCTCCAGCTCCCTCAGCTTCGCCTCGCGGGCCGCCAGCTGCACcacagattcagattcagactGATGGAGCCAAacgccaccagggggcccccaagagcatTTTGTAGTGATTGCACTGCCTGCACTTTTTGTTccaaattttaaaagcaaaagacatCAGACTTGTTAACTTCTTCTCTGTAGATTCAGTGTTTGTCTGAAGTTGTGACTTTCACTAGTTGAATTTACACGTCATGCTTATTTTCTACTCTGAATCTCAAAATACTAATTAATTAGATCATCTTTGCTGGTTTGTTACGCCTGTAAGGATAAAATCAACAACCAGAAGTAACAGAGGTTTGACGTAcgctgcaaaaaacacaaaatcttaccagatgcttttttgtctagtttctggtgcaaatatcttagtgcactggAAATAAGATGAAACTGATTTATAAGTCGATATTTAGCCAGATTTAGGAGCTTGTTatgtcagtaattccttaacaGAGATGAAAAAGTAATAGTTCCACTGGCATGTAATTTCTCTGTTATTATTTACCCATGTTGTAGGAAACATGATCTAATTCCATCTTATtgcaagtgtactaagatatattcaaaaatacttggtatgaTGTTGTTTGTGCAGGGCCAGCTAATTATGAACCACACCAATAACTGCAGGTATGTTGCAGACATAGTGCAGCGCGATGAAGCATCTGGTGTCGGCATGTTGGTATGGAGGGGAACCCCGAGTTGAACTCTGCCCAGGCCCCCAGAAGGCTTGCTGCGGCCCTGTTGGAACGGACCTGTTTCTGCAGCTGGCTGAGCTGGGCGGACGTGGACTCCAGGCGGATCCGggtctgctgcagctcctcgtGGGCGGCGCCGACCAGGTGGCTGCTCCTGTCCGCGGACTGACGGGCGTTCTCCAGCTGCCGGGCGGAAACAAGGTGGAGGATCCGTGAGAAACGACAAGGCTGGCTTCATTCAGCCAAAAAAAACCTTCTATGGAGCTAAAGCAGGGACataaagttcatttaaaaaagaaactgaaaaaaaaaagattttaaactgaaaaatattttcatacaaaataaaataaaatttaaaactggaaaattaaACTGGActagttgtttatgttttttcagttccatgttgttgtttttttgttgttgtttagttaaaattatttttagtttcaaataatttttcagttcacatttttcttccagtttcaaactaattttcttttggACAAATTTCATGGCAGTAATTTATCTCCATAAACTTTGTCTCCTCCCTGCATTACACTGATCTCTAGATCAGCTTTAAGATTTTATGCATCAGTATAAAATCATAATTCATGTTGTCTTCTGGTGTTTCAGGTGCAGAGATGATTTCCAACAGAACGTCTGGTctggcctttgactaggccattgcaACACCTTGGTTCCGGTCTCGTTTAGCCGTTATCCTGCAGGTTTGGACCaaccttggtgttgtaggtctTCTCTATCTCCTCCTTGTACAGTTTAATCTGCAGCTCATGCTGGCTGCGCATTTCTGCCAGCGCTTCGGCCAGTTTGCTCTCAAACTCCTGCAGGTGGCCGTTATCCAGCTCCACCATGCGGGACTCGTGGCGACGCTTCGTCTCCCGCAGctcctgcaaaataaaaaccagatcCCACCTCTGAACATGaatgagtaaaaaaatacacaaatataaacttaaataaataaaatctagtaaCTACTATTACTATGAGCTACtaacaagtaaaaacaaaatgaataaaataaaaatggaaatatttaaacagttaaaataacaataatcaccatttttattattcaacaaaaacaaatggacattttaaaaagataaataatataattaagtaaattttaaaaaattaaataaacaaataaaagataaattaaaaataaattagtaaaatgtaaaaaataaaataataaatttagtaaaaaataaatatataattattcaaatttaaaaatgaatgcatttataaagaaataaaccaaacGTATAATAAATATATAGCCAAATAATGGATAAAATAgttattgtaaattaaaaaatagagacattgattaaaaatgaatgactaaaatataaaaataaaaaataatggaatgtagtgaaataaataaatcctatttttcatttttaaaaaataaataaatattagtatGTGACCGGATCATCCGGGAGGAAGTTGAACCTCAGAGTAAAGGTTCTTCTGAAAGTCCAGCTCCTCCTTCAGCGTCTGGATCCGGTTCT from Gambusia affinis linkage group LG14, SWU_Gaff_1.0, whole genome shotgun sequence includes the following:
- the LOC122844254 gene encoding lamin-A-like isoform X3; protein product: MATPKNTPRGGSTPLSPNRITRLQEKEDLCNLNDRLAVYIDKVRFLEAENAGLRLRITESETEVTRELTGLKAAYETELADARQTLDSVAKERARLQLELGKVREDHKELKARNTKKESELAAALQRLRDLEALLNSKDASLTTALGEKRSLDVENRDLKAQVAKLEAGLGDAKKQLQDEMLRRVDGENRIQTLKEELDFQKNLYSEELRETKRRHESRMVELDNGHLQEFESKLAEALAEMRSQHELQIKLYKEEIEKTYNTKLENARQSADRSSHLVGAAHEELQQTRIRLESTSAQLSQLQKQLAAREAKLRELEDALSRERDTTRRLLGEKDREMAEMRQRMQQQLDEYQELLDVKLALDMEICAYRKLLEGEEERLRLSPSPPPTRVTGSRSSTSVVHSRSLHGSARSSPAKRRRHNDTDSEASSFAGGAVARTRITQQASASGRVTVDEVDLDGKYVRLSNKADEDQNLGNWQLKRQIGSNSPIIFKFPAKFTLKAGQRVTIWASSSGGVHNPPSDLLWKTQSSWGTGDQFQTTLISANGEEMAMRKVTRTQFEDEDEDMQVAHSTCADGEYNLRSRTVLCGSCGLPSDKSSNCSVSSASRSFRSGGISEGLVPQSYVFSSSTPRKTGSRMENCPIM
- the LOC122844254 gene encoding lamin-A-like isoform X1, with product MEVQMSRLYGEMATPKNTPRGGSTPLSPNRITRLQEKEDLCNLNDRLAVYIDKVRFLEAENAGLRLRITESETEVTRELTGLKAAYETELADARQTLDSVAKERARLQLELGKVREDHKELKARNTKKESELAAALQRLRDLEALLNSKDASLTTALGEKRSLDVENRDLKAQVAKLEAGLGDAKKQLQDEMLRRVDGENRIQTLKEELDFQKNLYSEELRETKRRHESRMVELDNGHLQEFESKLAEALAEMRSQHELQIKLYKEEIEKTYNTKLENARQSADRSSHLVGAAHEELQQTRIRLESTSAQLSQLQKQLAAREAKLRELEDALSRERDTTRRLLGEKDREMAEMRQRMQQQLDEYQELLDVKLALDMEICAYRKLLEGEEERLRLSPSPPPTRVTGSRSSTSVVHSRSLHGSARSSPAKRRRHNDTDSEASSFAGGAVARTRITQQASASGRVTVDEVDLDGKYVRLSNKADEDQNLGNWQLKRQIGSNSPIIFKFPAKFTLKAGQRVTIWASSSGGVHNPPSDLLWKTQSSWGTGDQFQTTLISANGEEMAMRKVTRTQFEDEDEDMQVAHSTCADGEYNLRSRTVLCGSCGLPSDKSSNCSVSSASRSFRSGGISEGLVPQSYVFSSSTPRKTGSRMENCPIM
- the LOC122844254 gene encoding lamin-A-like isoform X2; the encoded protein is MEVQMSRLYGEMATPKNTPRGGSTPLSPNRITRLQEKEDLCNLNDRLAVYIDKVRFLEAENAGLRLRITESETEVTRELTGLKAAYETELADARQTLDSVAKERARLQLELGKVREDHKELKARNTKKESELAAALQRLRDLEALLNSKDASLTTALGEKRSLDVENRDLKAQVAKLEAGLGDAKKQLQDEMLRRVDGENRIQTLKEELDFQKNLYSEELRETKRRHESRMVELDNGHLQEFESKLAEALAEMRSQHELQIKLYKEEIEKTYNTKLENARQSADRSSHLVGAAHEELQQTRIRLESTSAQLSQLQKQLAAREAKLRELEDALSRERDTTRRLLGEKDREMAEMRQRMQQQLDEYQELLDVKLALDMEICAYRKLLEGEEERLRLSPSPPPTRVTGSRSSTSVVHSRSLHGSARSSPAKRRRHNDTDSEASSFAGGAVARTRITQQASASGRVTVDEVDLDGKYVRLSNKADEDQNLGNWQLKRQIGSNSPIIFKFPAKFTLKAGQRVTIWASSSGGVHNPPSDLLWKTQSSWGTGDQFQTTLISANGEEMAMRKVTRTQFEDEDEDMVAHSTCADGEYNLRSRTVLCGSCGLPSDKSSNCSVSSASRSFRSGGISEGLVPQSYVFSSSTPRKTGSRMENCPIM